Proteins from a single region of Chromobacterium sp. ATCC 53434:
- the serS gene encoding serine--tRNA ligase — translation MLDINLLRNDIEAVAARLAARGYALDTAAFNQLEAERKSLQSRMQELQAKRNATSKQIGIAKSKGEDVSAIMAEVATLGDELKAAEQGFDGVQGKLDAWLMSIPNLPHESVPAGKDEADNVEVRRVGVPRQFDFEAKDHVDVGTPLGLDFDTGAKLSGARFTVLKGDIARLHRALAQFMLNTHTGDHGYQEHYTPYIVNDSALLGTGQLPKFADDMFKVTRGGDESAVPQYLISTSEVTLTNTVADTILQADELPKKMTAHSPCFRSEAGSYGRDTRGMIRQHQFDKVEMVRVEKPEDSYAALEEMVGHAENILKALELPYRVITLCTGDMGFGSAKTYDLEVWLPAQNTYREISSCSNMGDFQARRMKARYKDENGKNQLVHTLNGSGLAVGRTLVAVLENYQHADGSVTIPTVLRPYMGGKDKIGG, via the coding sequence ATGCTCGACATCAATCTGCTTCGTAACGACATCGAAGCCGTAGCCGCCCGTCTGGCGGCCCGCGGATACGCCCTGGACACCGCAGCCTTCAATCAGCTGGAAGCCGAGCGCAAGTCTCTGCAATCCCGGATGCAGGAGCTGCAGGCCAAACGCAACGCCACCTCCAAGCAGATCGGCATCGCCAAGAGCAAGGGTGAGGATGTCTCCGCCATCATGGCCGAAGTGGCCACGCTGGGCGACGAGCTGAAGGCCGCCGAACAAGGCTTCGACGGTGTGCAGGGCAAGCTGGACGCCTGGCTGATGTCCATCCCCAACCTGCCGCACGAATCGGTGCCGGCCGGCAAGGACGAGGCGGACAATGTGGAAGTGCGCCGCGTCGGCGTGCCGCGCCAGTTCGATTTCGAAGCGAAGGACCACGTAGACGTCGGCACCCCGCTGGGCCTGGATTTCGACACCGGCGCCAAATTGTCCGGCGCCCGCTTCACCGTGCTGAAGGGCGACATCGCCCGCCTGCACCGCGCGCTGGCCCAGTTCATGCTGAACACCCATACCGGCGATCACGGCTATCAGGAACACTACACCCCGTACATCGTCAACGACAGCGCGCTGCTTGGCACCGGCCAGCTGCCCAAGTTCGCCGACGACATGTTCAAGGTGACCCGCGGCGGCGACGAGAGCGCCGTGCCGCAATACCTGATCTCCACGTCCGAAGTGACGCTGACCAATACCGTCGCCGACACCATTCTGCAGGCCGACGAGCTGCCGAAGAAGATGACCGCGCACTCGCCGTGCTTCCGCTCCGAAGCCGGCAGCTACGGCCGCGACACCCGCGGCATGATCCGCCAGCACCAGTTCGACAAGGTCGAGATGGTGCGCGTCGAGAAGCCGGAAGACTCCTACGCCGCGCTGGAAGAGATGGTGGGCCACGCCGAGAACATCCTGAAGGCGCTGGAACTGCCGTACCGCGTGATCACGCTGTGCACCGGCGACATGGGCTTCGGCTCGGCCAAGACCTACGATCTGGAAGTCTGGCTGCCGGCGCAGAACACCTACCGCGAAATCAGTTCCTGCTCCAATATGGGCGATTTCCAGGCCCGCCGGATGAAGGCGCGCTACAAGGACGAAAACGGCAAGAACCAACTGGTGCACACGCTGAACGGCTCCGGCCTGGCGGTGGGCCGCACGCTGGTGGCGGTGCTGGAGAACTACCAGCACGCCGACGGCAGCGTCACCATCCCGACCGTGCTGCGCCCCTACATGGGCGGCAAGGACAAGATAGGCGGCTGA
- a CDS encoding ricin-type beta-trefoil lectin domain protein produces the protein MSLKSAVPVLLLLSLAPMAHAAGKTPGTYTHYRFPTGTAGLDAVDFEITVDRDPGYSANVYWANQFDLVGTSGAYAGMQSNGGSQRTFLFSAWDTTDAKAGSAGSYCLTFSGEGSGRSCRIHVDWNQGHRYRFHVAYEGGGWLGVTVSDLTAGTSFKLGSIKTASNKISPNNMVNWTEYFEWNNNRSTCLGQPYSQATFALPRGTAGGREVAAAISGTSVSKACPDFSKASAKAGGSAQQNAIGNSVRAPISNGGRCLDASGGLGEGVAAITYGCTGGSNQSWVYARDATLQLQNNYCLEENAAGVKVASCSGNSRWQLSGGQIRSKQSGLCLSANATGQPVTLLQCGGAGNQLWSTPAR, from the coding sequence ATGAGTCTGAAATCCGCCGTTCCCGTTTTGCTGCTGTTGTCACTGGCGCCGATGGCGCATGCCGCGGGCAAGACGCCGGGCACCTACACCCATTACCGCTTCCCGACCGGCACCGCCGGCCTTGACGCCGTCGATTTCGAGATCACCGTCGATCGCGATCCCGGTTATTCCGCCAATGTGTACTGGGCCAACCAGTTCGATCTGGTTGGCACATCCGGCGCCTACGCCGGCATGCAGAGCAATGGCGGCAGCCAGCGCACCTTCCTGTTTTCCGCCTGGGACACCACCGACGCCAAGGCCGGCTCCGCCGGCAGCTATTGCCTGACCTTCTCCGGCGAGGGCAGCGGCCGCAGTTGCCGCATCCACGTCGACTGGAACCAGGGACACCGCTATCGCTTCCATGTCGCTTACGAAGGCGGCGGCTGGCTGGGTGTCACCGTCAGCGATCTGACTGCGGGGACTTCGTTCAAGCTCGGCAGCATCAAGACCGCGTCGAACAAGATTTCACCGAACAATATGGTCAACTGGACCGAGTACTTCGAATGGAACAACAACCGTTCGACCTGCCTTGGCCAGCCGTATAGCCAGGCCACCTTCGCCTTGCCGCGCGGTACGGCGGGTGGTCGCGAAGTGGCTGCGGCCATCAGCGGCACCTCGGTTAGCAAGGCCTGCCCGGACTTTTCCAAGGCGAGCGCGAAGGCCGGCGGCAGTGCGCAGCAGAACGCCATCGGCAACAGCGTCCGCGCGCCGATCAGCAACGGCGGCCGCTGCCTGGACGCCAGCGGCGGCCTGGGCGAGGGCGTGGCGGCGATTACCTACGGCTGCACCGGCGGTAGCAACCAGTCCTGGGTATATGCCCGCGATGCCACGCTGCAGTTGCAGAACAATTATTGCCTGGAAGAAAACGCGGCCGGCGTGAAAGTGGCCAGTTGCAGCGGCAACAGCCGCTGGCAGCTGAGCGGCGGCCAGATCCGCAGCAAGCAGAGCGGCCTGTGTCTGAGCGCCAATGCGACCGGCCAGCCGGTGACGTTATTGCAATGCGGCGGAGCTGGGAATCAATTATGGTCCACACCGGCGCGTTGA
- the rimO gene encoding 30S ribosomal protein S12 methylthiotransferase RimO, which translates to MNKTPRVGFVSLGCPKAASDSEQILTRLRAEGYDIAASYDGVDLVVVNTCGFIDSAVTESLDAIGEALNENGKVIVTGCLGAKGDVVREVHPSVLAVTGPHAADEVMSAVHTHLPKPHDPFVDLVPDIGVRLTPKHYAYLKISEGCNHRCTFCIIPSMRGDLESRPIHDVLREAESLAKAGVKEILVISQDTSAYGVDTKYKLGFHNGRPVKTRMTELCEELGSHGIWVRLHYVYPYPHVDEVIPLMRDGKILPYLDIPFQHASQKVLKLMKRPANSDNVLARIKKWREICPELVIRSTFIVGFPGETEEDFEELLTFIREAELDRVGCFTYSPVDGATANELPNPVPEDVKEARKERFMEVQAEISARRLERRIGQTLQVLVDEIDDEGTAVCRSYADAPEIDGLVFVEDAAGMKAGEFYQVEIVDCSEHDLWGVRK; encoded by the coding sequence ATGAATAAGACCCCCCGCGTCGGTTTCGTCTCGCTGGGCTGCCCCAAGGCCGCCAGCGATTCCGAACAGATCCTTACCCGCCTTCGCGCCGAAGGCTACGATATCGCCGCCTCCTATGACGGAGTGGACCTGGTAGTGGTGAACACCTGCGGCTTCATCGATTCCGCAGTCACCGAGTCGCTGGACGCCATCGGCGAGGCGCTGAATGAAAACGGCAAAGTGATTGTGACCGGCTGTCTGGGGGCCAAGGGCGATGTGGTGAGGGAAGTCCACCCGTCGGTCTTGGCCGTGACCGGTCCGCATGCCGCCGACGAAGTGATGAGCGCGGTGCACACCCACCTGCCGAAGCCGCACGATCCCTTCGTCGACCTGGTGCCGGACATCGGCGTGCGCCTGACGCCGAAGCACTACGCCTATCTGAAGATTTCCGAGGGCTGCAACCACCGCTGCACCTTCTGCATCATTCCGTCGATGCGCGGCGATCTGGAGAGCCGACCCATCCACGACGTGCTGCGCGAGGCCGAGAGCCTGGCCAAGGCCGGCGTCAAGGAAATCCTGGTGATTTCGCAGGACACCTCGGCTTACGGCGTGGATACCAAGTACAAGCTGGGCTTCCACAACGGCCGTCCGGTCAAGACCCGGATGACCGAGCTGTGCGAGGAGCTGGGTAGCCACGGCATCTGGGTGCGCCTGCACTACGTCTACCCGTACCCGCATGTGGACGAGGTGATTCCGCTGATGCGCGACGGCAAGATCCTGCCCTATCTGGACATCCCGTTCCAGCATGCCAGCCAGAAGGTGCTGAAGCTGATGAAGCGGCCGGCCAACAGCGACAATGTGCTGGCGCGCATCAAGAAGTGGCGCGAGATTTGCCCGGAGCTGGTGATTCGCTCCACCTTCATCGTCGGTTTCCCCGGCGAGACCGAGGAGGATTTCGAGGAGCTGCTGACCTTCATCCGCGAAGCTGAACTGGACCGCGTGGGCTGTTTCACCTATTCCCCGGTCGACGGCGCCACCGCCAACGAGCTGCCGAATCCGGTGCCGGAGGACGTGAAGGAGGCGCGCAAGGAGCGCTTCATGGAAGTGCAGGCCGAGATCAGCGCGCGCCGTCTGGAACGTCGCATCGGCCAGACCCTGCAGGTGCTGGTGGACGAGATCGACGACGAGGGCACCGCGGTTTGCCGCAGCTACGCCGACGCGCCGGAGATCGACGGCCTGGTGTTCGTCGAGGACGCGGCCGGCATGAAGGCGGGCGAGTTTTACCAGGTGGAAATCGTCGATTGCAGCGAACACGACCTGTGGGGCGTGCGCAAGTAA
- a CDS encoding EAL domain-containing protein — protein MSVSSQTLDEIASRDLLCCPPSLPIREAASRMMAAACSSIVVRDEESGEILGIWTETDALEASLGRRDPALPVEQAVSARLASLPHDMSLPEAVGEFRRRRLRHALVLRNGQPLGMVTLTDIVRNQGLESFLIVKRVRDLSGPPARALPGSAKPRQAMRQMREHALSALAVTLDDGGYGIVTQRDVLRWLAADTLPATLGEGCRRPLIGVGESDSLLQARRLIQQHNIRHLGVFDAAGRLSRLLGFDDIVQGIEHEYLHELNEALRQRDEALQQSRRSLLLADKVFESTMEGIVITDRNGVIQSVNPAFSRITGYSREEALGKTPALLKSGKQPPEFYRQLWNNLLRDGRWQGEVVNRRKGGLLYTEHLSITAIRDGAGECLHYVAVFSDITQRKQAEERLHFLANHDALTSLPNRTLFLERLQGALERAGASGHGVALLFIDLDRFKLVNDTLGHHAGDQLLIRIARALQLQLRPGETVARLAGDEFTVLLEDIGGEAQAAGRAQQVLDAITALSGAAGQQMFISASIGISMFPDDGRDADTLLVHADTAMYLAKERGKNGFQFYTADMNARALERLKLEYSLHRALAQQELELWYQPKVALDSGRMIGAEALLRWRHPELGLVSPERFIPIAEESALIAQIGDWVLSTACADIRRWRDAGLWPGRVAVNVSGRQLKHGDFVGQLERALSEYRLDSGALELEITESVAMEDDGGMVEMLRRLQRLGLYLSIDDFGTGYSSLSYLKRLPVRGLKIDRSFIMDLHRDGDDAAITRAIVSIARSLGLDVVAEGVEEEAQRRFLLEQGCNCAQGYLFSKPLPREAFAALLAEAQAGSLA, from the coding sequence ATGTCCGTTTCCAGCCAAACGCTAGATGAAATCGCCTCCCGAGACCTGCTGTGCTGCCCGCCGTCGCTGCCGATACGCGAAGCGGCCAGCCGGATGATGGCAGCGGCTTGCAGCTCCATCGTGGTGAGAGACGAGGAGAGCGGCGAGATTCTAGGCATCTGGACCGAGACCGACGCGCTGGAGGCTTCGCTTGGCCGGCGCGATCCGGCGTTGCCGGTGGAGCAGGCGGTCAGCGCGCGGCTGGCCAGCCTGCCGCACGACATGTCGCTGCCGGAGGCGGTGGGGGAGTTTCGCCGCCGCCGCCTGCGCCACGCGCTGGTGCTGCGGAACGGCCAGCCGCTGGGCATGGTCACGCTGACCGACATCGTGCGCAACCAGGGACTGGAATCCTTTCTGATCGTCAAGCGCGTGCGCGATCTGTCCGGCCCGCCGGCGCGGGCGCTGCCGGGATCGGCCAAGCCGCGCCAGGCGATGCGGCAGATGCGCGAGCACGCGTTGTCCGCGCTGGCGGTGACGCTGGACGATGGCGGCTACGGCATCGTCACCCAGCGCGACGTGCTGCGCTGGCTGGCGGCCGACACGCTGCCGGCCACGCTGGGCGAAGGCTGCCGCCGGCCGCTGATAGGGGTGGGGGAGTCGGACAGCCTGCTGCAGGCCAGGCGGCTGATCCAGCAACACAATATCCGCCATCTGGGCGTGTTCGATGCCGCCGGCCGGCTGTCGCGGCTCTTGGGCTTCGACGACATCGTCCAGGGCATAGAGCACGAGTATCTACATGAGCTGAACGAGGCGCTGCGGCAGCGCGACGAGGCCCTGCAGCAGTCGCGCCGCAGCCTGCTGCTGGCCGACAAGGTATTCGAGTCGACGATGGAGGGCATCGTCATCACCGACCGCAACGGCGTGATCCAGTCGGTGAATCCGGCTTTTTCGCGCATCACCGGCTACAGCCGCGAGGAGGCGCTGGGCAAGACGCCGGCGCTGTTGAAATCCGGCAAGCAGCCGCCGGAATTCTACCGGCAGCTGTGGAACAATCTATTGCGCGACGGCCGTTGGCAGGGCGAGGTGGTGAACCGCCGCAAGGGCGGCCTGCTGTACACCGAGCACCTGAGCATCACCGCGATACGCGACGGCGCCGGCGAATGCCTGCACTATGTGGCGGTGTTTTCCGACATCACCCAGCGCAAGCAGGCCGAGGAGAGGCTGCATTTCCTGGCCAACCACGACGCGCTGACCAGCCTGCCCAACCGCACCCTGTTCCTGGAGCGGCTGCAGGGCGCGCTGGAGCGGGCCGGCGCCAGCGGCCACGGCGTGGCGCTGCTGTTCATCGACCTGGACCGCTTCAAGCTGGTCAACGACACCTTGGGCCACCACGCCGGCGATCAGCTGCTGATCCGCATCGCGCGCGCATTGCAGTTGCAACTGCGACCCGGCGAGACGGTGGCGAGGCTGGCCGGCGACGAGTTCACCGTGCTGCTGGAGGACATAGGCGGCGAAGCGCAGGCGGCGGGGCGCGCGCAGCAGGTGCTGGACGCCATCACCGCGCTGTCCGGCGCGGCGGGGCAGCAGATGTTCATTTCCGCCAGCATAGGCATCAGCATGTTTCCGGACGACGGCCGCGACGCCGACACGCTGCTGGTGCATGCCGACACCGCGATGTATCTGGCCAAGGAGCGCGGCAAGAACGGTTTCCAGTTCTACACCGCCGACATGAACGCGCGCGCGCTGGAGCGGCTGAAGCTGGAATACAGCCTGCACCGCGCGCTGGCGCAGCAGGAGCTGGAGTTGTGGTATCAGCCCAAGGTGGCGCTGGACAGCGGCCGGATGATCGGCGCCGAGGCGCTGCTGCGATGGCGCCACCCGGAGCTGGGGCTGGTGTCGCCGGAACGCTTCATTCCGATAGCCGAGGAGAGCGCGCTGATCGCGCAGATCGGCGACTGGGTGCTGAGCACCGCCTGCGCCGACATCCGCCGCTGGCGCGACGCCGGCCTGTGGCCGGGGCGGGTGGCGGTCAATGTGTCCGGGCGCCAGCTGAAGCACGGCGACTTCGTCGGCCAGCTGGAGAGGGCGCTGAGCGAATACCGGTTGGACAGCGGGGCGCTGGAGCTGGAGATCACCGAAAGCGTGGCGATGGAGGACGACGGGGGCATGGTGGAGATGCTGCGGCGGCTGCAGCGGCTGGGGCTGTATCTGTCGATAGACGATTTCGGCACCGGTTATTCGTCCTTGTCCTATCTGAAGCGGCTGCCGGTGCGCGGATTGAAGATAGACCGCTCCTTCATCATGGACCTGCACCGGGACGGCGACGACGCCGCCATCACCCGCGCCATCGTCTCCATCGCCCGCAGCCTGGGGCTGGACGTGGTGGCCGAGGGGGTGGAGGAAGAGGCGCAGCGCCGATTCCTGTTGGAGCAGGGCTGCAATTGCGCCCAGGGCTATCTGTTCAGCAAGCCGCTGCCGCGCGAGGCCTTTGCCGCATTGCTGGCGGAGGCGCAGGCGGGCAGCCTGGCCTGA
- a CDS encoding methyltransferase domain-containing protein has product MSTEDPRLSDAQRLHLAGELAAAESSYRALIVDGPAGAAARHWLGFLLLQQDRLTEARQLLAQAVADDGGHAEWHFNLGMACARLRRRDEAIAALRQASSLDPAGYFYWTNLAALLDEDGQQAPAEEACRRAIALDAVRPDAFHLLTGLLLRQGRYDEARRSNAEGVLAEPPQRAAPVARAQALVELGRRAEARALAEDWLNGRPDHPAASHWLAAFGWRETPSACSAAYVGQTFDAAAADFDTTLGALHYRGPRLVADWLKAEELAPRSLLALDLGCGTGLVGAELRPFASELIGVDLSAGMLEQARAKAVYDATVQSELHDFLAADQRRYPLIACIDTLIYLGSLDRLFALLATRLAPNGALLLSVERLADDDDGDYRLHHCGRYRHGRRYLSEALGRAGLRAAAWREIILREEAGCPVEGWFVCAQYNDDR; this is encoded by the coding sequence ATGAGTACGGAAGATCCACGCTTGAGCGACGCCCAGCGCCTGCATCTGGCGGGTGAGCTGGCAGCGGCCGAGTCCAGCTATCGCGCGCTGATCGTCGATGGTCCCGCCGGCGCCGCCGCGCGTCATTGGCTGGGTTTTCTGTTGCTGCAGCAAGACCGGCTGACCGAGGCGCGGCAACTGCTGGCGCAGGCGGTGGCCGACGATGGCGGCCACGCCGAATGGCATTTCAACCTGGGCATGGCCTGCGCCCGGCTGCGGCGGCGGGACGAGGCCATCGCCGCGTTGAGGCAGGCGAGCTCACTTGACCCCGCCGGCTACTTCTACTGGACCAATCTGGCGGCGCTGCTGGACGAAGACGGGCAGCAGGCGCCGGCCGAGGAGGCTTGCCGCCGCGCGATCGCGCTGGATGCCGTCCGTCCGGACGCCTTTCACTTGTTGACCGGGCTGTTGCTGCGCCAGGGTCGTTACGACGAGGCCAGGCGCAGCAATGCCGAAGGCGTGCTGGCCGAGCCGCCGCAGCGGGCGGCGCCTGTCGCGCGGGCGCAGGCCCTGGTCGAGCTGGGACGGCGGGCCGAGGCCCGGGCCTTGGCCGAGGATTGGCTGAACGGCCGGCCGGACCACCCGGCGGCGAGCCACTGGCTGGCGGCTTTCGGCTGGCGCGAGACGCCATCGGCCTGCAGCGCCGCCTACGTCGGCCAGACTTTCGATGCCGCCGCCGCCGATTTCGATACGACGCTGGGCGCCCTGCATTATCGCGGGCCGCGGCTGGTCGCCGACTGGCTGAAAGCGGAGGAGCTTGCGCCGCGTTCGCTGCTGGCGCTGGACCTGGGCTGCGGTACCGGCTTGGTCGGCGCCGAACTCCGGCCGTTTGCGAGCGAGCTGATCGGCGTGGATCTCAGCGCCGGCATGCTGGAGCAGGCGCGCGCCAAAGCGGTGTATGACGCGACGGTGCAATCCGAACTGCACGATTTTCTGGCTGCCGATCAACGGCGCTACCCATTGATCGCCTGCATCGACACATTGATCTATCTGGGCAGCCTGGACAGGCTGTTCGCGCTGCTGGCGACGCGGCTGGCCCCGAACGGCGCGCTGCTGTTGAGCGTCGAGCGGCTGGCCGACGACGATGACGGCGATTACCGGCTGCATCACTGCGGCCGTTACCGGCATGGCCGGCGCTATCTGTCCGAGGCGCTGGGCAGGGCCGGTCTGCGCGCCGCCGCATGGCGCGAGATCATTCTGCGAGAGGAGGCCGGTTGTCCGGTCGAGGGCTGGTTTGTTTGCGCCCAGTATAATGACGATAGGTAA
- a CDS encoding replication-associated recombination protein A — MSDLFSVEPQKPLAEALRPQALDQVIGQQHLIGPDKPLSLAVVSGKPHSMILWGPPGVGKTTLARILAASFDAEFIPISAVFAGVKDIREAVERANAVLQRSGRRTILFVDEVHRFNKSQQDAFLPFVESGLVTFIGATTENPSFEVNSALLSRAQVYVLNSLSEDELKRLFERARTEGALDGLNFADAAVSTLTGYADGDARRFLNLLEQTRTAAQARGIADIDAAFLEDVLTLNARRFDKGGDAFYDQISALHKSVRGSNPDAALYWLCRMLDGGADPRYLSRRIVRMAWEDIGLADPRAMQIANDAAATYERLGSPEGELALGQAVIYLAVAAKSNAGYQAYNEARAFVRQDKSRPVPVHLRNAPTRLMKELGYGHAYRYAHDEPHGYAAGETYLPEGLDDIEWYRPVPRGLEGKIQDKLAFLRRLDADAQQNTDSEK; from the coding sequence ATGTCCGATCTTTTCTCCGTCGAACCGCAAAAACCGCTGGCCGAGGCCTTGCGTCCGCAGGCGCTCGATCAGGTGATAGGCCAGCAGCATCTGATCGGCCCGGACAAGCCGCTGAGCCTGGCCGTCGTGTCCGGCAAGCCACACTCGATGATATTGTGGGGCCCCCCCGGCGTAGGCAAGACCACGCTGGCGCGCATCCTGGCGGCCAGCTTCGACGCCGAGTTCATTCCGATCTCGGCGGTGTTCGCCGGCGTCAAGGACATCCGCGAGGCGGTGGAACGCGCCAATGCCGTGCTGCAGCGCTCCGGCCGGCGCACCATCCTGTTCGTCGACGAGGTGCACCGCTTCAACAAGAGCCAGCAGGACGCCTTCCTGCCCTTCGTCGAATCGGGCCTGGTCACCTTCATCGGCGCCACCACCGAGAACCCGTCGTTCGAGGTCAACTCGGCGCTGTTGTCGCGCGCCCAGGTCTATGTGCTGAACAGCCTGAGCGAGGACGAGCTGAAGCGATTGTTCGAGCGGGCGCGGACCGAGGGCGCGCTGGACGGGCTGAATTTCGCCGACGCGGCGGTCTCGACGCTGACCGGCTACGCCGACGGCGACGCCCGCCGTTTCCTGAACCTGCTGGAGCAAACCCGCACCGCTGCGCAGGCGCGCGGCATCGCCGATATCGACGCCGCCTTCCTCGAAGACGTGCTGACGCTGAACGCCCGCCGCTTCGACAAGGGAGGCGACGCCTTCTACGACCAGATCTCGGCGCTGCACAAATCGGTGCGCGGCTCCAATCCGGACGCGGCGCTGTACTGGCTGTGCCGGATGCTGGACGGCGGCGCCGACCCGCGCTATCTGTCGCGCCGCATCGTGCGCATGGCCTGGGAGGATATCGGCCTGGCCGATCCGCGCGCGATGCAGATCGCCAACGACGCCGCCGCCACCTACGAGCGGCTGGGCAGTCCGGAGGGCGAACTGGCGCTGGGACAGGCGGTGATTTATCTGGCGGTCGCCGCCAAGAGCAACGCCGGCTACCAGGCGTATAATGAGGCCCGCGCCTTCGTCAGGCAGGACAAGTCGCGGCCGGTGCCGGTACACTTGCGCAATGCGCCCACCCGGCTGATGAAGGAACTGGGCTACGGCCACGCCTACCGCTACGCGCACGACGAGCCCCATGGCTACGCCGCCGGCGAGACCTATTTGCCGGAGGGCCTGGACGATATCGAGTGGTACCGCCCGGTGCCGCGCGGGCTGGAAGGCAAGATTCAGGATAAACTGGCTTTTTTGCGCCGGCTGGACGCCGACGCGCAGCAGAATACCGATAGTGAAAAATAG
- a CDS encoding prolyl oligopeptidase family serine peptidase, which yields MQNSIAPAQPRYEANGTGKNLPALTTDQNQLLQYLTKPADCFSLQMSYDGKYIYYIKNEKAGSSIMSRNIANGDEIQLYKHNSFVSSLKVSPSSEKLSLDVSLDGSINTQVLTINSAGETIRQIQIPNTICQASGWMKNIDNLVVWVSGFDKTPRGLYIIDDTLAWRPLFIARGRSWLADSSRDGRKALIINRPERGLSHLYLVDCSTQEAKPLIPLSLEAEIHFAQFSQCEKYIYIVSNINSDRYYLGIISTIEDSPMLPAIIQAYENADLTLFSMLKKRTAAAACWTTPRSTMLETYKLIGSQLQTRRKRAFAHIRELSSAIDGKTIAISSSSATMPSTIHALDLDINPDKVILSSLNRDFVEPEYITLQASDGLEMSGWLYQARSITSRPGPIVISFHGGPEAQETSAFNPLYQFLLKTGIAIFAPNVRGSTGFGKKFAEMDNGILRKNAVHDIKDCVEWILKKGLSTAGRIGIMGSSYGGYMTMMGMMEFPEYFGAGVSTCGMSSFLTFFKNTTPYMAEISKREYGNPKKDFALLKSLSPYYKLASLNAPILLIHGENDGNVPYTESLAAFKKLTTLKKDSGLLSIPNEGHCISDKENQALIYEYITRWFLRFL from the coding sequence ATGCAAAACTCTATTGCCCCAGCTCAACCTCGATATGAAGCCAATGGTACTGGAAAAAACCTACCGGCACTCACTACCGATCAAAATCAGCTACTACAGTATCTGACAAAACCAGCAGACTGCTTTTCTCTACAGATGTCATATGATGGGAAATATATTTATTATATAAAGAATGAAAAAGCAGGCTCATCTATCATGTCCAGAAACATCGCCAATGGCGATGAGATTCAGTTATACAAGCACAATTCGTTCGTCTCGTCACTAAAGGTATCACCATCAAGTGAAAAACTCTCCTTGGATGTCTCTCTGGATGGCTCCATAAACACGCAAGTACTCACTATCAATTCAGCAGGAGAAACAATAAGGCAAATTCAGATTCCGAATACCATATGCCAGGCATCCGGCTGGATGAAAAATATAGACAACCTTGTAGTTTGGGTCTCTGGCTTTGATAAAACACCACGAGGGCTTTACATCATTGATGATACCTTGGCATGGCGACCACTCTTCATAGCTCGGGGCAGAAGCTGGCTCGCAGACTCGTCCAGAGACGGCCGCAAAGCCTTGATCATCAATCGCCCAGAGCGTGGCCTATCCCATTTGTATCTAGTTGATTGTTCCACTCAAGAAGCCAAACCACTCATACCGCTTAGTCTGGAGGCTGAAATACATTTTGCGCAGTTTTCTCAATGTGAAAAATACATCTATATCGTCAGCAATATAAATTCAGATCGATACTACTTAGGCATCATCTCGACCATTGAAGATTCTCCAATGCTGCCAGCCATAATCCAAGCATACGAAAACGCAGATTTGACACTTTTTTCAATGCTAAAAAAAAGGACCGCTGCCGCAGCGTGCTGGACCACTCCCAGATCCACTATGCTGGAAACTTACAAGCTTATAGGAAGTCAATTGCAAACCAGGAGAAAACGGGCATTCGCCCACATCAGAGAACTATCGTCGGCCATCGATGGAAAAACAATCGCCATTTCATCGTCCAGCGCCACGATGCCGAGCACCATTCATGCTCTCGACCTGGATATCAATCCAGATAAAGTCATACTGTCATCACTCAATAGAGACTTTGTAGAACCGGAATATATTACCTTGCAGGCGAGCGATGGACTTGAGATGTCTGGCTGGCTATATCAGGCCCGCTCTATCACGAGCCGCCCCGGACCCATTGTGATTTCTTTTCATGGTGGACCGGAAGCACAGGAAACTTCAGCATTCAACCCACTTTATCAATTCTTGCTGAAAACCGGCATTGCCATTTTCGCCCCCAATGTCAGAGGCTCCACCGGATTTGGCAAGAAGTTCGCAGAAATGGATAATGGAATTTTGCGGAAAAATGCGGTTCACGACATCAAGGACTGTGTTGAATGGATACTAAAAAAAGGCCTAAGCACTGCAGGGAGAATTGGAATCATGGGTAGCTCATACGGTGGTTATATGACTATGATGGGCATGATGGAATTTCCAGAATACTTTGGCGCCGGAGTTAGCACCTGCGGAATGTCAAGTTTTTTGACATTCTTCAAAAACACGACACCGTACATGGCAGAAATATCAAAACGAGAGTATGGCAACCCGAAAAAGGATTTCGCATTACTTAAATCACTATCTCCTTATTACAAGCTAGCATCTCTTAACGCCCCTATTTTATTGATACATGGAGAAAATGATGGCAATGTGCCATATACGGAATCACTCGCCGCATTTAAAAAACTTACAACACTAAAAAAGGACTCCGGCTTACTAAGCATCCCAAATGAAGGGCATTGCATTTCCGACAAGGAAAATCAGGCCCTGATATATGAGTACATTACCAGATGGTTTCTACGCTTTCTATGA